The following is a genomic window from Methanoplanus sp. FWC-SCC4.
AGATAATATTGTGCCCATTCTCCTTCCAGGAATTTGTTAAAATCCTTTTCAAGACTGAAAGGATACCCGTTTGTCTTCCCCCCATTACCACGTACATCGACAACAAGATACAATATACCCTGATCAGCGTACGAAATAGCCCTGTCCTTATGGGCATCAGCCGAAACACCTGCACCCGGTGCAAACACAACTGCTGCAACAGGAGCACTGACAGGCTTTGCCATAATTGAATAGACATCCGTTTTGCCGTCCTTCATTGTTAGATGGGTGAGTGTGCTGTTGCTCTCTTTTATCGTATTATGTTCATCAAAAGTATAGCTTATATCAGAAAATGAAAGGATGCAGTCTTCTGAAACCTGATATGCATTCTCTTTTCCATCCTGTACCTGTGTGCATCCGGAAACAAGTATGAATGAGGCAATAAAAATGCATGCAATTGCCGCAATTATCTGATTTTTTCTCATTTGAGAGAATCCCCAAGACACTTGTATGCAAGACAGATAGTCTTCGCATCTACAATTCTTCCGTCGTCTATCATCTCGTGGATCTCGGATTTTTTCACCTTTACAACCTCAATCAGCTCATGCTCATCCATCTGAAACTCGTTTGAGGGTGAAAGCGAAGAGGCTTCAAAGAGATATATCCTCTCATCAGTGAATCCGGGGGTTGAATAGATGTAGCCTTTGGGAATTACCTTCCCTGCCTTCATACCGATCTCTTCAATCAGCTCACGGTGTGCGGTCTCTTCAGGAGATTCACCGTCCTCCATTGTCCCTGCCGGAGCCTCATAGATATATTCCTCAATCGGAAACCTGTACTGTTTTATCAGATAGCAGTAGTCGCCTTCTACCGGAAGCATTGCAACGGCACCGCCCGGCTTTACGACAATTCTTTCCAGCTTTACGCCTCCGGGCAGGTCAACCTCAACTCTTTCGACCTTCATTCTTCTGCCGGTGTAGATATCATCAATCTTCTTCATCCAAATCACACTCCTAAAATTATTATTTATATTCTATTGGATCTTTTATCCCGAGTTCTTCAAATGCTTTCAGTCTGTAATGGCATGAATCACAGACACCGCATGCAGGGTGATTACTCTCGTAGCATGACCATGTGTGTTCATATGGAACCCCGAGGTCAAAGCCGATCTTTAATATCTCTGTTTTATTGAAGTTTACAAAAGGAGTCATAAGTTTTATCTCAGTGTCATCCGATGTCCCGAGTTCAATCACCTTTGAGAATGCATCCACAAATTCCGGACGGCAGTCGGGATACCCTGCATAATCGGATGCCTGAACCCCGATAAATATTGCATCAGCATCTCTTGTTTCGGCATAGCTTGTTGCAATTGATAAAAGGTTTGCATTCCGAAACGGCACATATGTGTTTGGAATCCCTTCTGTCTCTGTTTCATCAGGGTTGTGAACAGGCACGTCAATCTTTTTATCCGTCAGTGAACTTCCGCCGAATTTTATCAGATGATCAAGGGATATTTCCATGAATTCCAGTGCACCAAGTGATTCTGCAATTTTTTTTGCACATGCAAGCTCTTTTTCCTCAGTTCTCTGTCCGTAACGTGTGTGAAGAGCAAGGATATCGTATCCTTTGTCCTTTGCATAATATGCAAGAGTAGATGAATCCATTCCGCCGGAGATTAGGCATACTGCTTTCATTTTATTTCACTCCAATAATCTTGTGAAGCTGTACCTGAAACCTTACAGGCATCATATTGTCTATTATATAATCTGCAATCTCTCCCATATCAGCCCCCCATACGGGAGATATGAATATTTCCGCACTGCATCCGGAGGATTCGATGACTTTTTTTGCGTACTTTAAATCCCCGGATCCTCCCGTTACAAATTTTACGGAGTCAGTAGGACGGAGAAGGGGAATTAATGAACTGTCGCTCTCCTCTTCAGATGACGGGCACTTCATATCCATGCAGATTTCCGCATATTCCATACACGGTGTGGGATCGATCGTCCCGTTTGTCTCAATCTCTATATGATATCCCTTTTTAGATAATTCTCTTAAGAGAGAAACGAGTTCTTCCATCCACAACAGCGGCTCACCACCTGTTACGCAGATATCTTTTGATCCCAGGTTCTCAACCGCCCGCACTATTTCGGGAATGTCCATATCAATGCCGCCTTCGTGGGATTCAGGCGTATCACACCATTTGCAGTTAAGGTTGCACCCTGAAAGGCGGATGAAGGTTGTAACACTCCCCTGATGCCTCCCTTCCCCCTGTAAACTTCTGAATATTTCAATAACTTTCATGAAATTATCCGGTCAGATTCTAAAATATCAGGGTGTCCATTCGGCAAAGCAGGTAGTGGATTCCCAGATTCTGCATTTTGCAACCCTTGCAGCTATGCCGTATTTACTGCATTCTTCTTCCACTTCCCTTGCAATCCTCTCAGAGAGAAGTTCACTTGTCGGGTCGCCTTTTGTTGTCACGACCTCCTGGAAATTTGAGATACAGGGCACCATCGGGTCCTCCTCATTGAGTATTACCTCATGATCATAGCGGTCAATCACTTTTTTGATCATGTTGTAGTCAACTAAAATCTGTGAATCGGCGTCTATGTCGCCTTCCACCCATAACTCCGCCCTCCACTGATGTCCGTGAAGGCGGAAACATTTCCCTTCATAATGCAGGAGGCGGTGGCTCGCCTCAAAATATACTTCTTTGTAGATGCGGATGCTCATATTATCACCAGGTTTTTTGATCGTTATTATTTGTATTATATGGAAGTAAATGTTTAGATGCAGGACATTCATTTTTATTTTTTCAAAAATCCTGCACATACAACCACCAGATAATTAAAAGAGTATAAATATTGTTTCAACTTGAAAATATGCAGATTTTTCTAAAATTTTAAAAACAGATCTTTAGCCGATGGGATTACCGGGGATTTAGTCAGCCACATCCTTTAGAATTTTTTCCACCCCGTCAACTCTTTTTGATATTTCTTCAAGACCTTTCCTGATCTTTTTTATCTCCTCACACAACTCGGAATTTTGGTTGACTCCTTTTTCCCTTAAATCGAGATATCTGTCCAAAAGCTCCTTTAATCTTACCAAAACATAAATAACCACACATAATGCCACAACCTGAATGATGACATATGACAAAACGTATATCACCTCACCTGCGGTTCCTGACATAAACCCTGCAGCCAGCACAATTACTGAAAATACAAAGGTTGCAGTCAACAATGCCCCAATCAATAATCTCCAAATACTTTTTTCCATTTTCATACCTCCGTGAATTTTTTTATTTCATCAAGGTTTACTGATAGTTCAAAAGGCAAAGCCCGGTAATATCTCCTAAGATAAGGCGGTTCATCAGATGTCCTGTTTATGCCTTCAACAAACCCTGCCTTTTCAAGCTGTTTTAAGTATATGTTTACAAGCGGTCTTGATATTCCCAGTTCTTCAGAGATTTCCCTTGCAAATTTTTCCTCTGAAGATATAGAGCGGATTATATTGATCCTCTGTTCATTTCCAAGAAATGATAATGTATCCGAGAGTTCCTTTAGTGTTTTTGGTGACAGCCTCAAGGTATGTGTTTAGTATTATTTACACATGCATAAATCTTTTGCAGGCATTGATGCGACAGGACTTTACGGCAGAGGATCATGATAAATGAAAATTTGGTGATTTTCGACACCGGCGACTTTACCGGATATAAATATCGGGGCAATATTTAATCCCAAGGAAAATAATCACATCAAAGCTCTTTGGCAAGACATTTGTTGAAATAAAGAATAATTAAAGATTATTTAATCGCGCAGGAATTTTGTCGTCCGGCGGTGTCATGCTAATAGCTTTAATACATCTCAGGTCGTAATTTTAGGGAGAAATCTGGTATCAGGTGGCAGCGGCGGAGAGGACATCGGGTCGGTATCTACCCGTTTTCTTTCGAAAATTGATGAATTCGCCTCGCTTCATCAGTGTTCGTGTGGAATTACTCGATAGCCATATCATATCAATTTCGCGCGTTTTACGTGCACAAATCAGAGGCAAACATAATGTATATGATCAATCAATTGAGGTGTTCAATTGGGAAACGGTAAATTCGCAGCAAGAAAATGTAAGCGTGACTCCAAAAACAACAGATGGCGTGACGTAAACTATTCAAGAAAAGCACTCGGTCTTGACATCAAGTCAGATCCTCTCGAGGGAGCCCCACAGGGACGTGGAATTGTTCTTGAAAAGGTAGGTGTAGAAGCAAAACAGCCGAACTCAGCTATTCGTAAGTGTGTTCGTGTGCAGTTAATCAAAAACGGCCGTCAGGTTACAGCATTTGCTGTCGGTGACGGTGCTATCAACTTCATTGATGAGCACGACGAAGTGACAATCGAAGGTATCGGCGGTCGTCTCGGTCGTTCCAAGGGAGATATTCCTG
Proteins encoded in this region:
- a CDS encoding alpha/beta hydrolase family protein, which translates into the protein MRKNQIIAAIACIFIASFILVSGCTQVQDGKENAYQVSEDCILSFSDISYTFDEHNTIKESNSTLTHLTMKDGKTDVYSIMAKPVSAPVAAVVFAPGAGVSADAHKDRAISYADQGILYLVVDVRGNGGKTNGYPFSLEKDFNKFLEGEWAQYYLVVRDLLAAGGYLKSVYPDIPVYVMGSSNGGRFAAVAAGMDDSVFSGYFGVSTSGFIYEEGTYGPEADRFLKSINPDTYIKSISPDPVFIFHAPEDKIIPFDEGMALFNMANEPKDFIAFNGTHGVNAEVDDYVKGYLLKP
- a CDS encoding NUDIX hydrolase translates to MKKIDDIYTGRRMKVERVEVDLPGGVKLERIVVKPGGAVAMLPVEGDYCYLIKQYRFPIEEYIYEAPAGTMEDGESPEETAHRELIEEIGMKAGKVIPKGYIYSTPGFTDERIYLFEASSLSPSNEFQMDEHELIEVVKVKKSEIHEMIDDGRIVDAKTICLAYKCLGDSLK
- the queC gene encoding 7-cyano-7-deazaguanine synthase QueC, which codes for MKAVCLISGGMDSSTLAYYAKDKGYDILALHTRYGQRTEEKELACAKKIAESLGALEFMEISLDHLIKFGGSSLTDKKIDVPVHNPDETETEGIPNTYVPFRNANLLSIATSYAETRDADAIFIGVQASDYAGYPDCRPEFVDAFSKVIELGTSDDTEIKLMTPFVNFNKTEILKIGFDLGVPYEHTWSCYESNHPACGVCDSCHYRLKAFEELGIKDPIEYK
- a CDS encoding 7-carboxy-7-deazaguanine synthase QueE, with the translated sequence MKVIEIFRSLQGEGRHQGSVTTFIRLSGCNLNCKWCDTPESHEGGIDMDIPEIVRAVENLGSKDICVTGGEPLLWMEELVSLLRELSKKGYHIEIETNGTIDPTPCMEYAEICMDMKCPSSEEESDSSLIPLLRPTDSVKFVTGGSGDLKYAKKVIESSGCSAEIFISPVWGADMGEIADYIIDNMMPVRFQVQLHKIIGVK
- a CDS encoding 6-carboxytetrahydropterin synthase, with protein sequence MSIRIYKEVYFEASHRLLHYEGKCFRLHGHQWRAELWVEGDIDADSQILVDYNMIKKVIDRYDHEVILNEEDPMVPCISNFQEVVTTKGDPTSELLSERIAREVEEECSKYGIAARVAKCRIWESTTCFAEWTP
- a CDS encoding ArsR/SmtB family transcription factor; the encoded protein is MRLSPKTLKELSDTLSFLGNEQRINIIRSISSEEKFAREISEELGISRPLVNIYLKQLEKAGFVEGINRTSDEPPYLRRYYRALPFELSVNLDEIKKFTEV
- a CDS encoding 30S ribosomal protein S12, whose product is MGNGKFAARKCKRDSKNNRWRDVNYSRKALGLDIKSDPLEGAPQGRGIVLEKVGVEAKQPNSAIRKCVRVQLIKNGRQVTAFAVGDGAINFIDEHDEVTIEGIGGRLGRSKGDIPGVRYQVTAVNNVCLREMVLGRKEKPRR